A region of Nostoc sp. 'Peltigera membranacea cyanobiont' N6 DNA encodes the following proteins:
- a CDS encoding NAD-dependent succinate-semialdehyde dehydrogenase produces MAIATINPATGETLKTFEALNDTEIVAKLDLANQAFEKYRQTNFSERSQWLQKAADILEQDKAEFAKLMTLEMGKPFKAAIAEVEKCAVVCRYYAEHAPGFLADVSIKTDASQSFVRYQPMGAILAVMPWNFPFWQVFRFAAPALMAGNVGLLKHASNVPQCALAIEDIIRRAGFPEGAFQTLLIGAAKVADLMADDRVKAATLTGSEPAGISLAVAAGKQIKKTVLELGGSDPFIVLESADLETAVVTATTARMLNNGQSCIAAKRFIVAEAIADKFEKLLLEKFEALKVGDPMQPDTDLGPLATPGILQDLDGQVQGAISSGGKVLIGGHPLSDRPGNFYPPTIIIDIPPEAPIAKEEFFGPVALLFRVPDIDAAIKLANDSPFGLGASAWTTNDQESDRLVEEIEAGAVFINSMVKSDPRLPFGGIKRSGYGRELSIQGIHEFVNVKTVWVK; encoded by the coding sequence ATGGCGATCGCCACCATTAATCCCGCCACTGGGGAGACGCTCAAAACCTTTGAGGCGCTCAATGATACAGAAATTGTCGCTAAACTCGATTTGGCTAATCAGGCTTTTGAAAAGTATCGCCAGACTAATTTTTCTGAGCGATCGCAATGGCTACAAAAGGCTGCTGATATTTTAGAGCAAGACAAAGCAGAATTTGCTAAGTTGATGACTCTGGAAATGGGGAAGCCATTTAAAGCTGCGATCGCGGAAGTCGAAAAATGTGCTGTCGTCTGTCGCTACTATGCCGAACACGCTCCTGGTTTCTTAGCTGATGTCAGTATAAAAACTGATGCCAGCCAAAGTTTTGTGCGTTATCAACCAATGGGTGCAATTCTTGCGGTGATGCCGTGGAATTTCCCCTTTTGGCAAGTTTTTCGTTTTGCTGCACCAGCACTCATGGCGGGAAATGTGGGCTTACTCAAACATGCTTCCAATGTGCCGCAGTGTGCATTGGCAATTGAAGATATTATCCGCCGCGCGGGTTTTCCTGAAGGTGCGTTTCAAACTCTATTAATCGGTGCTGCCAAAGTTGCCGATTTAATGGCTGATGACCGCGTAAAAGCTGCTACCTTAACCGGAAGCGAACCAGCAGGTATATCCCTCGCTGTCGCCGCCGGCAAACAAATTAAAAAAACAGTTTTGGAATTGGGAGGAAGTGACCCGTTTATTGTGTTAGAAAGTGCTGACTTAGAGACAGCAGTTGTCACAGCTACTACAGCGCGGATGTTGAATAACGGGCAATCATGTATTGCAGCGAAACGTTTTATTGTCGCAGAAGCGATCGCAGATAAATTTGAAAAATTGCTTTTAGAAAAATTTGAGGCGCTAAAAGTAGGCGATCCTATGCAACCGGATACCGATTTAGGCCCCCTGGCAACACCTGGTATTCTCCAGGATTTAGATGGACAAGTGCAAGGTGCTATTAGTAGCGGTGGTAAAGTCCTCATCGGCGGACATCCTCTATCAGATCGTCCAGGGAACTTTTATCCGCCAACGATTATCATAGATATCCCGCCTGAAGCACCAATTGCAAAAGAAGAATTTTTTGGTCCAGTAGCCTTGTTATTCCGGGTTCCAGATATTGATGCTGCCATTAAACTTGCTAATGACAGTCCCTTTGGATTAGGTGCAAGCGCTTGGACAACCAACGACCAAGAGAGCGATCGCTTAGTTGAAGAAATCGAAGCTGGTGCGGTATTTATCAACAGTATGGTCAAATCCGATCCCCGGTTGCCCTTTGGTGGCATCAAGCGTTCTGGATATGGCAGAGAATTGAGTATCCAAGGTATACATGAGTTTGTCAATGTTAAAACCGTGTGGGTAAAGTGA
- a CDS encoding adenylate/guanylate cyclase domain-containing protein produces MTELTLRLKEGDTETTIAVDQNLFTIGRLPECNLYLPFAGVSRNHARLVKTAEGVWTIEDLGSKNGTQLNKYLVNSPQELHHGDIIWLGNVSLLVLLTSPVYQPTPEYPGSSENNEQRTILHNVKQLQQQWIAADSKDGDISNKDKTIARLKDLVDIAKNLCAAASIEEIFSQVQQVVFRYLDSIDRLALLIDVNGCGQLELVNAATRNTSQQKHLPSDGSWISRSICQKVFDEKVVIQTADTHQDERFASEQSILVKGIRSAMAVPLWDENKVVGVLYADANLSSYHWANEGEEELSFFSALANLVASSVQRWLLVEKLKTEEMIRHRLERYHSPAVVQQLISVGALPGGRLAPTESEISILFADLVGFTAISEQLTPTAIAQLLNNLFEEMLKEVFTWGGTLDKYIGDCIMAFFGAPEPQSDHADRAVTAAKGMLNRLEHLNANGFWHEPLQLRIAINSGKAVVGDVGSSQRVDYTALGATINLAARMEAVCPPSECVISQATHKMLSLPSDFQEMGDYRFKGIERLVKVYQTKLQQVPTVINPFINL; encoded by the coding sequence ATGACTGAACTCACGCTACGCCTAAAAGAGGGAGATACCGAGACAACGATCGCAGTTGACCAAAATTTATTTACAATTGGTCGTTTGCCGGAATGTAACTTGTACTTACCTTTTGCTGGAGTATCCCGCAACCATGCTCGCCTAGTGAAAACAGCAGAGGGTGTGTGGACTATTGAGGATCTGGGCAGTAAAAACGGGACGCAACTCAATAAATATCTTGTTAACTCTCCCCAAGAGTTACATCACGGTGATATTATTTGGCTGGGCAATGTTAGCTTGTTAGTGCTGCTCACAAGCCCTGTTTACCAACCGACACCTGAGTATCCCGGAAGTTCGGAAAATAATGAGCAGAGAACAATCCTGCACAATGTCAAACAATTACAACAGCAATGGATCGCAGCTGATAGTAAGGATGGCGATATCAGCAATAAGGACAAAACCATTGCCCGTCTCAAAGACTTAGTGGATATAGCTAAAAATCTCTGTGCAGCAGCATCTATAGAAGAGATTTTTTCTCAGGTACAGCAAGTAGTTTTTCGCTACCTTGATAGTATCGATCGCTTGGCATTATTAATTGATGTTAATGGTTGCGGTCAATTAGAATTAGTGAACGCTGCCACTAGAAATACTTCTCAACAAAAACATCTCCCCTCAGATGGTAGTTGGATTAGTCGAAGTATCTGTCAAAAGGTATTTGACGAAAAAGTTGTTATTCAAACCGCCGATACCCATCAGGATGAACGGTTTGCTAGCGAACAAAGTATTTTAGTCAAAGGCATTCGTAGCGCAATGGCAGTACCTTTATGGGATGAAAATAAAGTTGTCGGTGTCCTCTATGCTGATGCAAATCTTTCTTCTTACCATTGGGCAAATGAGGGCGAGGAAGAACTCAGCTTTTTTTCAGCTTTAGCAAACCTTGTGGCTTCTAGCGTGCAGCGTTGGTTGCTGGTAGAGAAACTCAAAACGGAAGAGATGATTCGCCATCGACTAGAACGCTATCATTCTCCAGCAGTTGTGCAGCAGTTGATATCTGTAGGCGCATTACCAGGTGGTCGTTTAGCTCCCACTGAGAGCGAAATTAGTATTTTATTTGCGGATTTAGTCGGCTTTACGGCAATTTCTGAACAGTTAACACCAACTGCGATCGCTCAACTCTTAAATAATTTATTTGAAGAAATGCTAAAAGAAGTGTTTACTTGGGGTGGCACTTTAGATAAGTATATTGGCGATTGTATTATGGCATTTTTTGGCGCTCCAGAACCGCAATCAGATCACGCCGATCGCGCTGTTACTGCTGCCAAGGGAATGCTTAATCGTCTCGAACATCTGAATGCCAATGGTTTTTGGCACGAACCCTTGCAATTACGGATTGCGATTAATAGCGGTAAAGCTGTTGTGGGAGATGTCGGTAGTTCTCAAAGGGTAGATTATACGGCATTAGGCGCGACAATTAATCTTGCGGCTCGGATGGAAGCAGTTTGTCCGCCCAGTGAATGCGTCATTAGTCAAGCCACTCACAAAATGCTTTCACTACCTTCAGACTTCCAGGAAATGGGAGATTATCGTTTCAAAGGTATTGAGCGATTAGTTAAGGTTTACCAGACAAAATTACAGCAAGTGCCAACAGTCATTAACCCATTTATTAATCTTTAG
- the ylqF gene encoding ribosome biogenesis GTPase YlqF gives MAITQNYRLNLIQWYPGHIAKAEKKLKEQLKRVDVVFEVRDARIPLATHHPQIGEWVEGKTRVLILNRVDMITPQMRSLWIDWFKRQGEVPYFTNAQHGKGIAEVARAAQAAGVELNQRRSDRGMLPRPVRAVVIGFPNVGKSALINRLLGRRVVESAARPGVTRQLRWVRISEHLELLDAPGVIPIRLEDQDAALKLAICDDIGEASYDNQLVAAALVDLFNYLEAVTTDLLPKKPLQSRYQLDSTSDTGDTYLHALAEHRYKGDVERAARQLLTDFRKGLLGEMSLELPPN, from the coding sequence ATGGCTATAACTCAAAACTATAGATTAAACCTGATTCAATGGTATCCAGGTCACATTGCTAAGGCTGAAAAGAAGCTTAAAGAACAGCTAAAGCGCGTAGATGTGGTATTTGAGGTCCGAGACGCGCGGATTCCCTTAGCAACTCACCATCCCCAAATAGGTGAGTGGGTGGAGGGTAAGACACGGGTGTTGATCCTGAACCGAGTAGATATGATTACGCCGCAAATGCGATCGCTGTGGATAGATTGGTTTAAACGTCAAGGAGAAGTCCCTTATTTTACCAATGCTCAACATGGTAAAGGTATAGCAGAAGTAGCGCGAGCCGCGCAAGCCGCCGGAGTAGAACTCAATCAAAGAAGAAGCGATCGCGGAATGTTACCCCGTCCAGTACGGGCTGTGGTAATTGGTTTTCCCAATGTCGGTAAATCAGCTTTAATTAACCGCCTCTTGGGACGGCGAGTAGTGGAAAGTGCAGCCCGTCCTGGGGTAACTCGCCAACTGCGTTGGGTGCGAATTTCGGAACATTTAGAATTGCTAGATGCTCCTGGTGTCATCCCTATAAGGTTAGAAGATCAAGACGCAGCATTGAAATTAGCCATTTGTGATGATATTGGTGAAGCATCTTATGATAACCAACTAGTAGCAGCAGCCCTAGTGGATTTATTCAACTATTTGGAAGCTGTAACTACAGATTTGTTACCCAAAAAACCATTACAGTCCCGTTACCAACTCGATTCGACATCCGACACCGGAGATACCTATTTACACGCCTTGGCGGAGCATCGTTACAAAGGTGATGTAGAACGAGCCGCAAGACAACTTTTAACAGATTTTCGCAAAGGCTTGTTGGGTGAAATGAGTTTGGAATTACCACCAAATTAA
- a CDS encoding glyoxalase, with protein MVFQYTNAFVTIASVNCENLVNFYTKFLEQKPVILIPNVYTEFNLLSMRLGIFKPKNTNESEFEAVTKSKISLCLEVSNLEDAIAHLTALGYPPPGDISIASHGREIYAYDPDGNRIILHQAPVNDN; from the coding sequence ATGGTTTTTCAGTACACTAACGCATTTGTCACCATAGCGTCGGTTAATTGCGAGAATTTAGTAAATTTCTATACTAAATTCCTGGAGCAAAAGCCAGTTATTTTGATTCCGAATGTCTATACTGAGTTTAATTTGCTTAGTATGCGATTAGGTATTTTTAAACCCAAAAACACAAACGAATCGGAATTTGAAGCTGTCACCAAAAGTAAGATTAGTTTGTGTTTAGAGGTGAGTAACTTAGAAGATGCGATCGCTCACCTAACAGCTTTAGGCTATCCACCACCAGGAGATATTTCCATTGCTTCCCACGGTAGAGAAATTTATGCCTATGACCCTGATGGCAATCGGATTATTCTACATCAAGCCCCAGTGAACGATAATTGA
- a CDS encoding threo-3-hydroxy-L-aspartate ammonia-lyase: MSQDNSVTITDVQAAQERILGIAHRTPVLTSRIVNDRTNSQVFFKCENFQRTGAFKFRGAYNALTQLSVAQKQTGVITYSSGNHAQAIALAGKLLNIPTTIVMPDDAPIVKQTATRGYGAEIILYNRQETNREELTQNLASDRNLTLIPPYDHPHVVAGQGTTALELIQEVGELDLLLVCCGGGGLLSGCAIAAKALLPNCKVIGVEPALADDATRSFHTKTLQTVKNPDTIADGARTPSLGQITFPLVLHYVDDMVTVSEEAILRTMFFLWERLKIVVEPTGVLAAAALLEGVVTAPESRIGVIVSGGNVDLAQVGTLYAKLPAFAFLT; encoded by the coding sequence ATGTCACAAGATAATTCCGTTACTATAACTGATGTGCAAGCAGCACAAGAGCGGATTTTGGGAATTGCCCACCGCACCCCTGTGTTGACTTCTCGAATTGTTAACGATCGCACCAATAGCCAAGTATTCTTTAAATGCGAGAACTTTCAACGCACGGGGGCATTTAAATTTAGAGGGGCGTACAATGCCCTAACGCAACTATCGGTAGCCCAAAAACAAACAGGCGTTATCACCTATTCATCGGGCAATCATGCCCAAGCGATCGCTCTAGCTGGTAAACTTCTCAATATTCCCACCACTATTGTCATGCCTGATGATGCACCCATAGTCAAACAAACTGCTACTCGTGGTTATGGTGCAGAGATAATTTTATACAATCGCCAGGAAACAAACCGAGAAGAATTAACCCAAAATCTAGCAAGCGATCGCAATCTGACTCTGATTCCCCCTTACGATCATCCCCATGTAGTCGCTGGACAGGGAACAACTGCTTTAGAACTGATTCAAGAAGTTGGGGAATTGGACTTATTATTAGTTTGTTGTGGCGGTGGCGGATTACTTTCAGGATGTGCGATCGCAGCCAAAGCACTTTTACCCAATTGTAAAGTAATTGGGGTAGAACCAGCACTTGCCGATGATGCTACCCGCTCCTTTCACACCAAAACGCTGCAAACTGTCAAGAATCCTGATACCATCGCCGATGGTGCGCGGACTCCTAGCCTTGGTCAAATTACTTTTCCCTTAGTGCTGCATTATGTCGATGACATGGTGACGGTATCTGAAGAAGCAATTCTTCGCACCATGTTTTTCTTGTGGGAACGTTTGAAAATTGTCGTTGAACCCACCGGAGTCCTTGCAGCCGCAGCCTTACTCGAAGGTGTGGTGACAGCACCAGAGTCGAGGATTGGTGTTATCGTCAGTGGTGGAAATGTAGATTTAGCGCAAGTTGGCACATTGTATGCTAAATTACCCGCTTTTGCTTTTCTTACCTGA
- a CDS encoding SDR family NAD(P)-dependent oxidoreductase — translation MNKTSEIRRKKTALITGAASGIGYQLTQIFARHNYNLVLVDKNEQKLTEIINEFPQKFGIFVKILVKDLSIKTSPDEIFTELQQASIKIDVLVNNAGFGTYGTFTETDLNIELQMLQVNLVSVTNLTKLFLKDMVEQDYGKILNVASAAAFQPGPLMAVYFATQAYVLSFSEAIANELEGTGVSVTVLCPGPTASEFQQTAAMEDSKIASVNRMMDTETVAKIGYRSLMKNKTVVVPGMRNKILSESVRFTPRNLVTKIVRSMHELKKSR, via the coding sequence ATGAATAAAACATCCGAAATTCGGCGAAAAAAAACTGCTCTAATTACAGGAGCGGCTAGTGGGATAGGCTATCAATTAACCCAGATTTTTGCTCGTCATAATTATAATCTGGTGTTAGTGGATAAAAATGAACAAAAACTTACTGAAATTATAAATGAGTTTCCACAAAAGTTTGGTATTTTTGTGAAAATTTTGGTTAAGGATTTATCTATCAAAACATCCCCAGATGAAATTTTCACCGAACTCCAGCAAGCATCCATCAAGATTGATGTGCTGGTTAACAATGCTGGTTTTGGTACTTATGGAACATTTACCGAAACAGACCTCAACATTGAACTGCAAATGCTTCAGGTAAATTTGGTCAGCGTGACTAATTTAACAAAGTTATTTCTCAAAGATATGGTCGAGCAAGACTATGGAAAAATATTAAATGTAGCCTCAGCAGCAGCTTTTCAACCAGGGCCTCTAATGGCAGTTTATTTTGCTACTCAAGCTTATGTCTTATCATTTTCAGAAGCGATCGCTAATGAATTAGAGGGTACAGGTGTCAGCGTGACTGTTCTTTGTCCGGGGCCAACGGCATCGGAATTCCAACAAACTGCTGCAATGGAAGATTCCAAGATTGCTAGTGTGAACAGAATGATGGATACGGAAACTGTTGCTAAGATTGGTTATCGCAGCTTAATGAAAAACAAAACTGTTGTTGTTCCTGGGATGAGAAATAAGATATTGAGCGAAAGCGTCAGATTTACACCCAGAAATTTAGTAACAAAGATTGTGAGAAGTATGCACGAACTTAAAAAAAGTAGATAG
- a CDS encoding heavy-metal-associated domain-containing protein, translating into MAIKLKVPNIKGDECAKKITKSILTMESDAKVDVNVDTKTVTVDTAASEESIKQIIQSAGFTIEGY; encoded by the coding sequence ATGGCAATTAAATTGAAAGTTCCGAATATTAAAGGCGATGAGTGTGCCAAGAAAATAACTAAATCTATTTTGACTATGGAATCTGATGCCAAAGTAGATGTGAACGTCGATACTAAAACTGTAACTGTAGATACTGCGGCTTCTGAAGAGTCTATTAAACAGATAATTCAATCTGCTGGTTTTACAATAGAAGGCTATTAA
- a CDS encoding general stress protein has translation MALSQNQRAIGVFTHRRDAEQALHELRDSGLAMEKVSVVVQNADRNHQITDDEIKERTGDKADEGATVGGLSGGAVGGLTGLLVGLGTLAIPGVGPIMLAGAAATALVTTLVGASIGAATGTFAGALVGWGISEEQAKAYNERVQHGHYFIIVDCTSFEIAKVEAILQRWGIEEFGIYEPLNSEQLPTNYLPTTTSTTTTPNKSGILSKYAVSCFNNIDNAKAAINDMYVAGFSANQMSLICQDFSQLIGLTGINLSERFDAMRLGIADEWARFYNEQIAQGNYIFIVSGTDKELEQASLILGNSGVRECQIYDPMLIRS, from the coding sequence ATGGCTTTAAGTCAAAATCAGCGTGCTATAGGCGTATTTACTCATCGTCGAGATGCAGAACAGGCGCTACATGAGTTGAGAGATTCTGGCTTGGCGATGGAAAAAGTATCTGTAGTTGTACAGAATGCAGACCGCAATCATCAGATTACCGATGATGAAATTAAAGAGCGCACTGGTGATAAAGCCGATGAAGGTGCAACAGTAGGAGGACTTTCTGGGGGCGCGGTTGGCGGGTTGACTGGTTTATTAGTAGGTCTTGGGACTTTAGCAATCCCTGGAGTTGGGCCAATAATGCTGGCTGGCGCGGCTGCAACTGCTTTGGTTACAACCCTTGTTGGTGCAAGTATTGGTGCTGCTACTGGGACTTTTGCTGGTGCGCTAGTTGGTTGGGGAATATCCGAAGAGCAAGCTAAAGCATATAACGAGCGAGTACAGCATGGACATTATTTCATCATCGTGGATTGCACATCTTTTGAAATTGCTAAAGTAGAAGCAATTCTACAGCGTTGGGGTATTGAAGAGTTTGGTATTTACGAGCCTCTCAATAGTGAGCAATTACCTACAAATTATCTGCCCACGACAACTTCCACAACTACCACTCCTAATAAAAGTGGGATTTTGAGCAAGTATGCTGTTAGTTGTTTTAATAACATAGATAACGCTAAAGCCGCAATTAACGATATGTATGTCGCAGGGTTTTCAGCAAATCAGATGTCTTTAATTTGCCAAGATTTTTCTCAATTGATTGGGTTAACTGGTATTAATTTAAGTGAGCGCTTTGACGCGATGAGGTTAGGAATAGCAGATGAATGGGCACGCTTTTACAACGAGCAAATTGCTCAAGGCAATTACATATTCATTGTTAGTGGCACAGACAAAGAGCTTGAACAGGCTAGCTTGATTTTGGGCAATTCTGGGGTTCGGGAATGTCAAATTTATGACCCCATGTTAATCCGTTCTTGA
- the aroF gene encoding 3-deoxy-7-phosphoheptulonate synthase has protein sequence MIIILKNGTPVEEITRISQELSETWKVTVEKSIGTHKVVLGLIGDTTSIDKLQVQEFSPWIEQVLRVQQPFKRVSREFRHGEASEVIVPTPNGDVYFGEHHPIVLVAGPCSVENEAMIVETAKRVKAAGAQFLRGGAYKPRTSPYAFQGYGESALDLLAAAREATGLGIVTELMDAADLSAVARVADIIQIGARNMHNFSLLKKVGAQDKPVLLKRGMSATIDEWLMAAEYILASGNPNVILCERGIRTFDGKYARNTLDLSVLPVLRSLTHLPITIDPSHGTGRSEYVPSMAMAALAAGTDALMIEVHPNPAKALSDGPQSLTPDKFDRLVQEMSILGKVVDRWPTPAFDSINDKRILFTPELSK, from the coding sequence ATGATTATCATACTTAAGAACGGTACACCTGTTGAGGAAATTACTCGCATCAGCCAAGAACTGAGTGAAACTTGGAAAGTCACAGTAGAAAAAAGCATTGGCACTCATAAAGTTGTACTAGGGCTAATTGGCGATACAACTAGCATCGATAAATTACAGGTTCAGGAATTTAGCCCTTGGATTGAGCAAGTATTACGAGTGCAACAACCTTTCAAGCGGGTAAGTCGAGAATTCCGACATGGAGAAGCCAGCGAGGTTATCGTACCTACACCCAACGGTGATGTCTATTTCGGCGAACATCACCCCATCGTCCTCGTAGCTGGGCCTTGTTCCGTTGAAAACGAAGCGATGATTGTCGAAACTGCAAAGCGCGTCAAGGCAGCAGGAGCGCAATTTCTCCGTGGTGGAGCCTACAAACCCCGCACTTCACCTTATGCTTTTCAAGGTTATGGTGAAAGCGCTTTAGATTTATTAGCAGCAGCGCGGGAAGCTACTGGTTTGGGTATCGTCACAGAACTAATGGATGCTGCGGATTTATCAGCAGTGGCGAGAGTAGCTGATATAATTCAAATCGGGGCGCGGAATATGCACAACTTTTCTTTGCTGAAAAAGGTAGGCGCTCAAGATAAACCAGTGCTGCTGAAGCGGGGGATGTCTGCCACAATTGACGAGTGGTTGATGGCAGCAGAATATATTTTGGCATCTGGGAATCCAAATGTAATTCTTTGTGAGCGGGGAATCAGAACCTTTGATGGTAAATATGCCCGGAATACTTTAGATTTATCAGTGCTTCCGGTATTGCGATCGCTAACCCATTTACCGATTACGATCGATCCTAGTCATGGTACTGGTAGGTCAGAATATGTTCCATCAATGGCAATGGCTGCCTTGGCAGCTGGTACAGATGCCTTGATGATTGAAGTTCACCCCAATCCCGCAAAAGCCTTATCTGACGGGCCTCAATCTCTCACCCCTGATAAATTTGACCGCTTAGTTCAAGAAATGTCAATTCTAGGCAAAGTAGTCGATCGCTGGCCTACACCTGCATTTGATAGCATTAATGACAAGCGCATTCTCTTCACCCCAGAACTATCAAAGTAG
- the trpD gene encoding anthranilate phosphoribosyltransferase, translating to MIAVTQTPPENISIPSEFYNWPALLQQLLNRQSLTTPQATDLMQGWLTDSIPHVLSGAILTAIQAKGVSAEELVGMASVLQSQSPVPSPQSPIPLIDTCGTGGDGASTFNISTAVAFVAAAAGVKVAKHGNRSASSKTGSADVLEALGVNLNATPEKVQAAVGEVGITFLFAPGWHPALKAIATLRKTLKVRTVFNLLGPLVNPMRPTGQIIGVNDPLLLEEIVQALSQLGCQQAIAVHGRERLDEAGLADVTDLAVLQDKKVRSLTLNPQELGLSFAPTAALRGGDVQENAEILKAVLQGKGTQAQQDVVALNTALALQVGEAIHGETDILVGCVKGIVLAKEILQSGAAWTKLEKLAEFLH from the coding sequence ATGATCGCTGTAACTCAAACTCCACCTGAGAATATCTCCATCCCTTCTGAGTTCTACAACTGGCCAGCTTTATTACAACAGTTGCTAAATCGGCAATCGTTGACGACTCCTCAAGCTACAGATTTGATGCAAGGTTGGCTCACAGATTCTATCCCTCATGTTTTATCAGGAGCGATTTTAACCGCAATTCAAGCCAAAGGCGTATCCGCCGAAGAATTAGTCGGCATGGCCAGCGTCTTACAATCCCAATCCCCAGTCCCCAGTCCCCAGTCCCCAATCCCCTTAATTGACACCTGCGGAACTGGTGGAGATGGCGCTTCTACCTTTAACATTTCCACTGCTGTCGCTTTTGTTGCCGCCGCCGCCGGGGTAAAAGTTGCCAAACATGGCAATCGTTCCGCATCCAGCAAGACTGGTTCGGCTGATGTACTGGAAGCTTTGGGGGTAAATCTCAATGCCACTCCTGAGAAAGTACAAGCCGCAGTGGGTGAAGTGGGAATCACCTTTTTGTTTGCTCCCGGTTGGCATCCTGCACTCAAAGCGATCGCAACTTTGCGAAAAACTTTAAAAGTGCGGACTGTTTTTAACTTACTCGGCCCGCTAGTAAATCCGATGCGGCCAACGGGGCAAATTATCGGCGTGAACGATCCGCTTTTACTAGAGGAAATTGTGCAAGCTTTATCGCAATTGGGATGTCAACAAGCGATCGCAGTTCATGGACGCGAACGTTTAGATGAAGCTGGTTTAGCAGATGTCACTGACTTAGCTGTACTCCAAGATAAAAAAGTGCGTTCTCTAACGCTGAACCCTCAAGAACTTGGTTTAAGTTTTGCCCCCACTGCGGCATTGCGCGGTGGAGATGTCCAAGAAAATGCCGAAATCTTGAAGGCAGTTCTTCAAGGTAAAGGCACGCAAGCGCAGCAAGATGTTGTCGCTTTAAATACAGCCCTGGCGCTCCAAGTTGGTGAAGCCATTCATGGAGAAACGGATATTTTAGTTGGTTGTGTTAAAGGTATTGTCCTTGCTAAGGAAATTCTGCAAAGCGGTGCGGCTTGGACAAAACTAGAAAAACTTGCTGAATTTTTGCACTAA